A genomic window from Megalobrama amblycephala isolate DHTTF-2021 linkage group LG2, ASM1881202v1, whole genome shotgun sequence includes:
- the LOC125262788 gene encoding olfactory receptor 142-like, whose product MGNLSHFKTIVLAGYIDIGNIKYLCFIVLILLFVAIIVANQLIIGIICKEKSLHEPMYVFLCSLSVNELYGCIALFPSLLSNMLLAKIPEVSLTLCHAQIFALYTYGSVEFCNLAIMSYDRYVAICYPLEYHRIMSPARTVTLITLGWSISIIKFSVTLSVNVQLKLCGNVLDKVWCDNYMLVKLACSDTTANNIFGIIGTTVTIVAPLALILFSYAKILRVCLKSTREKSQKALSTCTPHIVSLMNFSVGCSFELIQSRFDKVPMPPVLRVILSIYFLMCPPLINPIMYGMRLSKIKRALKNLIYARSYIKPVS is encoded by the coding sequence ATGGGTAATTTAtctcattttaaaacaattgtaTTGGCTGGTTACATTGATATTGGGAATATTAAGTATttatgtttcattgttttgatcCTGCTGTTTGTTGCAATCATAGTAgcaaatcaattaattattgGAATTATATGTAAGGAGAAGTCCCTGCATGAACCtatgtatgtttttttatgCAGTTTGTCTGTAAATGAACTGTATGGCTGCATTGCTTTATTCCCATCCCTTCTAAGTAATATGCTACTGGCAAAGATCCCAGAAGTTTCACTCACCCTTTGTCATGCTCAGATATTTGCTTTGTACACTTATGGATCAGTAGAATTCTGTAATTTAGCAATCATGTCTTATGACAGGTATGTAGCCATCTGTTACCCGTTAGAATATCACAGAATCATGTCTCCTGCCAGGACAGTTACATTGATTACTCTGGGGTGGTCAATATCAATTATCAAATTCTCTGTTACTTTATCAGTGAATGTACAGCTAAAGTTGTGTGGAAATGTATTGGACAAAGTATGGTGTGACAACTACATGCTTGTGAAACTGGCATGCTCAGACACCACAGCAAACAACATTTTTGGCATAATTGGTACCACTGTTACTATTGTTGCTCCTCTGGCATTAATTTTGTTCTCATATGCAAAAATTTTAAGAGTCTGTCTAAAGTCCACAAGAGAAAAGTCCCAAAAAGCTCTAAGTACATGTACTCCCCACATTGTCTCACTAATGAATTTCTCTGTTGGCTGTTCATTTGAATTGATCCAAAGCAGATTTGATAAGGTGCCTATGCCTCCTGTACTACGTGTGATTCTTTCAATTTATTTTCTGATGTGTCCGCCACTCATCAATCCTATCATGTATGGTATGAGACTTTCTAAAATAAAAAGGGcacttaaaaatttaatttacgcCAGGAGCTATATAAAACCTGTATCATAA
- the LOC125262789 gene encoding olfactory receptor 52K1, whose product MILPSLNITLIFTSYGPPGALNYGVFLISLAVYLTTVFANVTLMLVICLDTSLHKPMYIFLFNLAINGLIGSSAVLPKIMENLVDELKDILHTDCILQVFFINVYGTCAYAILTLMAYDRYVSICKPLQYHNIMTPAKIRLLLFIVYCVPICTLAVQVYLTSRLPVCRYTINKLFCDNLAVVNLSCVKNTWGDLYGICLVIAFVVLPLIFVILSYVQILFVSLKASVNARKKALKTCTPHLITFINFSLASLFSVIYNRFNFSLSKEVNVFMSIHFILIPPLLHPLIYGIRTKEISNSLKKILQRKIHALGFNLKTEQMCNDALFISTK is encoded by the coding sequence atgattctgccaAGTTTGAACATCACTCTAATTTTTACCAGTTATGGACCACCTGGTGCACTTAATTATGGAGTTTTTTTAATCTCCCTTGCAGTCTATCTTACAACTGTTTTTGCAAATGTAACACTGATGCTGGTGATCTGCTTGGACACATCTCTCCATAAGCCCATgtacatatttttattcaaccTGGCTATTAATGGACTAATCGGGTCATCTGCTGTACTTCCTAAAATAATGGAGAATCTTGTTGATGAGTTGAAAGATATACTGCATACTGACTGTATTCTtcaagtattttttattaatgtttatggaACATGTGCTTATGCAATACTGACACTTATGGCATATGACAGGTATGTTTCAATTTGCAAGCCTCTACAATATCACAATATCATGACTCCTGCCAAAATTAGACTTCTGCTTTTTATTGTGTACTGTGTTCCTATCTGCACTTTAGCTGTACAGGTGTATCTTACGTCGAGGTTGCCTGTGTGCAGGTATACAATAAACAAGTTGTTTTGTGACAATTTGGCTGTTGTTAATCTCTCCTGTGTCAAAAATACCTGGGGAGATCTGTATGGCATATGTCTGGTAATTGCTTTTGTTGTTCTACCTCTAATCTTTGTAATCTTATCATATGTGCAGATATTATTTGTCTCTTTGAAAGCATCAGTAAACGCCCGAAAGAAGGCTCTAAAAACATGCACACCACACttgattacttttattaatttttcattggcctctcttttttctgtgataTACAATCGATTTAATTTTAGTCTTTCAAAAGAAGTTAATGTGTTTATGTCGATTCATTTTATCCTGATCCCTCCACTTCTACATCCACTTATTTATGGAATCAGAACAAAGGAGATCAGCAATAGcctcaaaaaaatattacaaagaaAAATACATGCACTTGGTTTTAACTTAAAGACTGAACAAATGTGTAATGATGCACTTTTTATTTCTACTAAATAA